A region of the Equus quagga isolate Etosha38 chromosome 11, UCLA_HA_Equagga_1.0, whole genome shotgun sequence genome:
tctctctcccttgggTACTGGTAACGGATTTAGTACTTATATTGAACGTACTTCTTTGACTTAATAATAAAATGctctttttttaagctttcattttttattatgcttattataagattattagaaaatgtagaaatggataaagggaaaataaaggccATTCAAGATGCTACTAGTCAGAtcataaaattctcttttatttcatgttttttctaCCATTTGTAGCTGAACATTGCTAGTTATATTACTTAAGGATAGAGGAGGTTTATATGAATACGGTTTTAAAGTTTTGTCAAAATGTgtatgaaaattattcttttctgataTGTCCACACATTCTTTGATGCTCCTCCTCTCAAGCGATAGAACttaatttccctccttttcagTGTGGGCTGGACATAATGATTCGCTGCTAGCAAATAGAATACTATAAAAGTGATGGGatatcacttccaagattaggttctATGACTTCCATCTTGggtgtcctctctctttctccctctctcatcgCTCGCTATGGTGGAAGCCATATCAAGAGCGTCCCTATAGAGAGGCCCACATGGTGATGAACAGAAGCTTCCACTCCCAGTTGAGTCTTGAGGGGTTGCAGCCCTGGCCAAGGGCTTGACTACAACCTCATAAAAGACCCCGGGCTGAAACCATCCAGTTAACCTACTCCTGGATTCTTGACCCTCAGAAGCagtgggaaataataaatatcattttaagttgcttaaaaaaattattcttttcctggTATTCACATTCCTTCTAAAGtgtttaaaatttagataatGGAAAAAAGTGACTTATTTTCACTAAAAACCACTATGCTGTGAATTGTCCAGTTTTAGAATTTTAGTCTACTTCACCTGCTGCATTCAGATGACCAAGACCTGGCTGATGTTGAGGCTGGTGACATGTCTTTATTTCCATATGCAAGTCCTAAAATATTGATCAAAGCTAGGAGAGCATTGGCaaggagagttttaaaaatttcccctgGAAATACACTGGAGTGCTGTGTATCTCAGCAGGGATGGGCAGGGAGTTTGTGTTTTGCCAGCTGTGAAAGAGTTACATGAGGACATCTGCGTGGAAATGTCGCAGTGATGTTTTAGCATTTGTTTGCATTGGCACCTTGGGCAGCTCTTTGGCCACTCTGGCCCCTGACCCATTTTGGGATGTGAGGCAGGAAGGGCAGTGTATGCAGTCTTGAGTGCATTAAGTCAGATAAATTGGGGATTGAGAGAAGCCAGGTGATATACctttaaataaactgaaaaaaaatgaggacaatgTTACAGTGTATTTTCTGTCAGCCCCCTGGGgcattcttcatctgtaaaatggaaattttagcaTTTACATTATGGGACTTtcattataaagattaaatgagacaacataTGTGAAACCTAGTCTCTGGCTGGTtgctaaataaacagaaataaatacaggttattattattattattaacagtgACAAAAGCATCctgaaatttatttagaaatagacaATTTATGGAATGGAAGACACAGACCATAAACACATTTTTGGATTTATAATGACTTAATATGTGCATAAATTAAGCATTGCAAATAATGGGAATGGGGCAgggaatgaaatattcaataGTGTTGGGGCAATTGATTGTTCACTTGAAAAATGAAGAGCTCTTGAATGCTTATGTTACCCGCTGTGCCAAAACAAATGCAAGATGGATCAAGAGCTAAATACAAAACCCAAAGCTGAAAAAGCCTGAGGGAACATATAAGCGAATATTTATCATAGCTGTCAATGATAGCAGCTGTTCTAGGAACACAAACAATGGAAGAAGGCACACAGGAAAAGATCAATAGATTTGACTAcataaccattttttaaaatttatgtaaaaagttacccaaattaaaaggcaaacaacAAACTTGGACAAATGTTTGCAGAAAATACCAAAAGGTCAATTTATTCACCCTGTAAGATCTATTaggaatacaaacaaacaaacgaaactgaaaacaaaatgaagtgaaaatgcTGAGCTCTCATTGGATAAATACGCCAAGAACTTAAAGGcaatttacaaaagagaaaaatgcagacATGGTTAACAGACAGGAGAAAATACTCAGCTTCACTAATAAGcagaaaaagcaaagtaaaattaGTTTATATGTTTGATTCTCAATTTggtaatgattaaaaataaatattatctgtGATGATATGATGAAGTGGACATTGATCATTTCCAAATGGAGACTAAGCTGTCACTTTCCTCTTAGTAGATAGTTTAGCAATATGTATTGAGTCCTCAAATATTCAtatcacatattaaaatatttactccatagtagaaataaaaactattatatACCTAGAAATAAGcttaataaaaagaagagaactcTCATTTTTAAATGCCTTCAAAACTCTTCTTTAGAAATAACACTTGAATAAATGGATGCACCATATCATGTCCCTATCTGGAAAGATTCAGTATTGTAAAGCTGTCAATTACCCCCAGATTATCTGTAAATTTAACACAATTCTAATTAAAATCACAATCATAAAACATGATTCTATAGTTAACACGTGAGACTAATCAAGCACGTTTGGGAGGAAAGAGTGTAACAAGAATATGAGAATGCGATGTGAATTTGAGATTTCCAGAATGACACATGAGTAAGTATCCTAAAGCTACAGCGGTTGAAACATTGTGGTGCTAACACAGAAAGCTGTAATAGAATATAAAGTTCAGAAGCAGACACAAGTGTACAAAAACATTTGATATTTGACAAAAGGAGGTACTTCAAATGATTGGGAAAGCTCTTGGACACAAGctatagatacaaaaataaagctttatCTCTATGTCACATCATGTAGTAAAATGAATTTTGGATGTaagaaatgtaaaacacaaaatgtaaaaaataaaatcataaaacaagtagtagaaaatatagaagaatatttaCCTAAACTTGagatagagaaaataatttcaaacgtGACAACAAAGACAGAAGTCATAAAGTAAATTACTTATATACTTGACTACAGAAAATAAAGTCTGTGTCAAAAATATCATTAGCATTAATGATGGACaaacatagataaggaaaatattCGTAGCATATAAGAAAAACTAACACTTGcattaatataagaaaaaagctcAATCTCGCTCACAATTAAAGAAATGCACACTCAAACAGTAATGCAAAATAGTATTTCACTTACAACATTGTAAAGATTTTTATAAACGATAATGCCTAGGGTTGGTTAGGATTAGGAAAGTGGTCCCCTCACATTGAATTGGTAGAAAAGTCAAATGGGACAATCTGTCTAGTTGATAATTTGTCAATATTCATAGAAATGTtaagttaaaatatatacatgcatcTGGTCCATCCAAGGAAAGAGCTGGGCAAAGCCATGGCAAACTGGAAAATAACCTGAAGGGTCAACATAGGGGGTTGATTAAGGAAATGGTGATGCAGTTGTAAAAGGACACAGCCATTACGAACCATGGAGCAGCTGCATTTATTAATATGAGACTGACAAAGAAAACCAGGCTCCGATGGGAGTGAGAGGTCAGGAGAGTGCTGGGGTGTGCAAAAGGGTGGAAGAACGCAATGccaaaaatcagacaaaaagtgaagaaatggGAGGCCAGTGCTGGCAGGGAGGCTGAGGCTCATGCTCAGGCATTCTTGGTTTGAACATATCTTCCCTCTACTCACAGCTTTGCTAATGAGACTTGCAAGGACACTACTGAAACCACCCATCACTAATTGGCctccttcattcttctctctaAGGTCCTAGTTTCTTTCTGACTAaaggaccaaaaagaaaacaaatcttttcAGGGTGTCCCATCCCTCTGGCCCTATTAGCAGAGTTGCAGAAGACAATCACCACATCCCAATTTCCCTCAGCCCCTAGGCTGCATTATCCTGAACTGTCATTTGGGAGCTAATTAGAGGATTCTGTTTGTGGAACTTGCAAGGACTTCATTCCCCAATCCCCTGGTTATCCCCTGGGAACCTTGTTAGAACAGTTGCTGGATGGCTGTGCCTCtccaggccatgctgagctgggAAGGTAGCAAAGTTTATCAATTAGTTGCTTTTTGTTTAACAAACCAAAAGATACTGAAGTGTTTTGGGCCCCAAGAGATTAATCATGCTCCCTCCCAGTATCCATGGGGGGCAGGGCAGCACCTTCTATAGGACTGAGTCCTTCACTAGCTCATTCAAGGGACCAGTGTGGTGGAAAACGCATAGCACTGGCCAGAGTTTTGGGGGCTAAATCCCTTTTCTGGTCTTTATTAGAGAGAGGGTACAAACTCTAGAAACAGGCAACTCCTGCTCAAAAGCCAATggaattttaacatctttttctaCCCTATACCTGTCAACTCAATAATTCTGCATttcaattcatttaatcttcagaataaTCATTTAAAGTGCATGTTATGATTCCCACTtcgtagatgagaaaactgggaccCACGGAGAGAACTGACCtgtccaatgtcacacagctaacaagtagGAGGGTTAGCCCAGAAGCCAGGTCTCCCGACTTCTCAGTCCAATGCTGCCTGATGGACCACAGCTGATTTAATGCAGCAAGAAGCATGGGCTTCTCAGCTTGCTGCCCGGTGTGTAGAAGATGCTTGCTACatatttgcttttccttataTACTAGCTTGGATAACCAGCTGTAAATACCAAATAAAGGTCTGAAGTCTTTCAGGGCTCTGATATCATTATCCCTTCAGATCCTACCAACACAAACTCTCAAAACAAGGTTAGATATTTTGTGGCTGATCTTCCAAGATTCCTTCCCAAGCTCACTTGTGTCAGTTTCAATTATTTCTACCTCTTTAGGGCTTCATGTCTATGCCTGGCCCAATGCTATGACCTCCAACCTGGGCATCTCTCCAGTTGCTGAAGGCCATGAACCAACTTTTACCAATCAGAGATCCACTGTGCATGAATTACTCCTGGGTTTATACACCTGCTCTCAACCTTACCACCTGTCCGTTTAATTGCCCATGGTCCCTTATTTCCCCCTAGCCTTTGGCATCCTCTGTGGGTCTGAGTATTCATCATGTAGTAGGTGGATGAAAAAAGCCCAAGAAACATGGAGGGGactaattttacagataaaagaaTTGATGCTTAGAAATTCATGTAGCCTTAAGTAGGAGAAGttggattagaacccaggtctccagaTATCATTTCTAAGGCTCTCTTCACTCCATGGTAATACCTTTCCCATTTCTGAGACTCATTGTACCCGGAGCCAGTGTTGCTCTGTTTAGTTGAGAATCCTTTGGTGAGGTACTACAGgcgggcagggaggagggcaatGATAGTGGGCACTCGAGTCAGCACTCGGAGTAGTTACCTACTAACTCTATGGCCTTTGGAAAATCACTTAGCCTGTCTGTACCTCTGCTTTTTTTAACctgtaaagtgaagataataaAAGCTTGCCATCTTACTTCCTAATCCTGGCCTTGGTTGTGAGTAACACTCAATTGTGCATATGCAATATTCAAATGAGAACATAATGAGATTCAAAGTGGCTTGTAAAAACTGTTGTGTGCTTATAGGATAATAAGAGAAATCCTACTACTGTTATAATTCCTCTGAGTCCTGAGAGTGTCTGTCTCTGTGCTGGGCACATGGGGAGCTTCTAGATGCTCAGGTGGATGTGGGAAAGGAGGCATTGTTGAGATGTGAATGAGAGCATCTCCAAGTAGACATATACAGATGCCTATGGTGTATAAAATGACATCTGCTGAGCTTGACAGATGGATCCAGGATGTCCTCCAAAGTTCACAGGTGTGTTGAGGACTGATAAAATCTGGAACACGTTTCTCTGGATATGAGCTATCTGAAAGTCAAGGTCACTGGACCAAAATATCACTAGAAGTTTCCTTTAGTGCTTGGAGGCCATGAACCTATGTTTGTGGCACAGGGAATTATGAAAAGTCTACATGTGTCCCCCCTAGGATTAGTCATTACTTTTGACTGGAATTACAGTAAAAGATGAAAAACTAGGCAGCAGTACAGGGGTGTTGTGAGGAGTGGGTGTTGGTGGTGGTGCAGGATAAAGGTTGGTGTGGAATGGAGggtgaaatttgaatttccagaaccaggagatgggaggaggaggaaagtgtCCACTGGGAGTATTCTACTGGGATAGAGATGATTTGGTTTGGCTCTTAACTCAGAAGACGAAGGATAGACAAGATGACCAATGACTGCTTCATGTCTCTGCTAGGCCTCTGAATCTTGATCAAGTGAACCTGGTGACCTTATAGTGGATGGACAGGCCAACTTACTATTTTTCTCAAAGATGAGGATGATGAGGACACTTTGACGGCTGGAGAGAAAACACCACAGTCAGTTCACTTTACTCCCACCCCCACATTTTCACTGTTAGcactttttagaatttattttttttgtttttaaattacagaatttaGTGAAAAACTTCAAGTTTTCCCCAGTCCTATCCCCTGACAGAGAGAATCCTCATCTACAGCTAAAGGGGCTGTTCTCTAGGACTTTTTTGcccatacacatatgtatgtcaCATTGTCATCACTTTCTAAATTTAGCAATATGTactaaacatcttttcatgtcaatacatccactcatctttttaaacaaaaatatgctttttattaaaatgtttaaaacatgaaACATCAATTACTCATCTTTGTATAGCAGAGTTAAGAACTATTCCCTTCAGATCATGAATTAAGGAAAGACAAACACTTTGTCATAACTTTTGACCACtcgtttattattattatcccaccTCAGTAATGTGCTCCAAACTGAATGGATCACAGTCTTTGGATGTTACGGGATTTTGCACCCTGGTGCTCTATGCGCAGCTTTTGGTAACTAAATATTCTACAGTTTCTCTTAGTTTTGAGGAGACAGGATGTCACAGTTCACATGCAAAGTCAGGAAATCTCCCTGTTACATCAAACTCAATGATTATCTTTAGTTCATCAgatgaagttttctcttttttttttcttttccctttatatCGTTATACTTTCCCAATATTGGGCCATTTATGGTATTTTGAAAATACCTAGCAGTTTCACTGACCTTCCTGTAGAACACAAATTTCTTTTCATAGGTCATGCTTTCCATTATCAGTTGATTAATCCACAAGACGGCTTTATGTACTCAGCACTATGCCGTGCATTTGGAGGACACAGTATAGTATAAAACATGATCCCTATCTTTAGGGAGCTTATAATCTAGTTGGGGAGAGCAAAAGAAGCTGCAGAGAATACAGAAAAGATTATGATGGTGGCTTGCTGTGCGGGCCACAGTCTTTCAGAGGAGGTTGAGAACAGTGAATGAAGCAAATGGGTGCGTGAGTTACCTGGCAAGGAAAAGCCCACCCTGAGGGAGAGGCTGTGGTTGAGAGATAAAGATTGAGTGGAGAGGTCAGGAAGAAATGATGGAGGCTGTGCACACCCGATGAAGGTCTGGATGTGATCTGGTGGCAATCAGAAAATAATTAGTGGCCTTTGGAGGATGGAATGATGTGGGACAGACATTGCTTCAGGGGGTTCATTGGGCAGTGTGGGCAGCACTGAGTGGAGGGGGGCACAAGGCTCAGAGGCTGTTGCAGGAGCCCCAGTGGGCCTGTATGGGAGGCTGCTGTTTTCAAGAAGACAAGAGTGCGGGTGTGAAAGTCTTAGAGAACACTCAGTGGTCCTGGTGGGTGGCTGGATTTGGAGAATGACTGTAGATATGTGCGTTTGACTGGGAAACATTCTCAGACACCTTAAGGGCTCCATGATGCCCCCCTTAATCAATTAATAAGCATGTCAGGTAAGGTCACTcttctcagacttccagcttcttGGCCAGGAAGTATCTGACATGGTTCacagaaaatattctagaaatggCCACAATAGCACATGAAATTGCCTATCATTCTATTGACCATTCCTCTCTGGATTGCCTTAGTTTCACCCTTTTGGTAAAATCTTGGTTTCTAGGACTCACTCATTGGTAAATTGCAAACAATATCTCCCTCTATTTTCCCTTCCTTAACAATCTCCCCACCTTTACTAATTAtctgtacatatatattaaatggAATGCCAATTCAGTGTATTTTGCCATTAAAGATAAAACTTACTATTCTGAATGCTTCTTCTCATGAAACATATGACGATATGTTCTCACGTTTTTTGGTGGAGGGGTTATGAGAGTTAGCTCATGCAGTGACACGAAAATATGTTGTTCCCACTGACCGTTAGTCAGGATGGGGACACTGGTTTCAGTAACCAGTGTTACTGCTCTGAGAAGTAATGCTGCTCTGAAGAAGATGCTGGCAGGGTGCTCTGACGGGTCCCAACACCCTGCTCCTAGGGTATGTCAGTTTAACTTCACAATCCTAGGTTTATTTCCTGAAGAAGAATCTCTTACCCCATAATCAGACCCCATACTCTGGTACAAATCTATTTTATCTTAAAGGCGGTGGAGGGGGGGACGCGGGGGGAGGAAAgcactttattttcattaacattttaaatatatttcaattgaacagtcatcaaattaaaaaaaatacaaaatagctGATTTGTGTCCCATTTCTTGACCCATGTTATAATTTCCTCCCATCTGTCTTTAATGCATCAGCAACATAGATACTCTTGTCCCTAAGCTTCAGCCAAGCCATGGAAAACCACATTATACCCTGGCCCACAGTATCTGCTTTCCTCCCATCACTGAACACACCCCTGAATATCCGCCTGCCCACATCCAGGTCCTCAGCATAAGAAAGCCAAGGGATGCTCAAAGAGGGAGGAGCATCTTGTTGCCCCTGCCTTCTCACTCTGGGGGCCTCTTTCCTGTTAGCACCCTCTTCAGGGCACCCTGCACATCAGGGTTCCGGAGGCTGTAGATGACTGGGTTCAGCATGGGGCTGAGGATAGTATTGAGGATCCCAATCCCCTTGTCCTTGTCTGAGGCTGACACTGAGCCCAAACGCATGTAACTGAAGAAGCCAGTTCCGTAAAAGATACAGACCACGGTGAGGTGGGAGCCACACGTGGAGAATGCCTTCTTCCTCCCCTCGGCTGAGCGGATGTGTAGTACTGCAGCTGCGACATGGGCATAGGAGGCTGAGATAAGGATCATGGGAATCACCCCCATGAAGGTGGCCCCTACAAAGAGCAGCTGCCCATTGAGGTGAATGCTGGAGCAGGAGAGCTGGAAAAGAGGTGGGAGGTCGCAGTAGAAGTGGTTGACCACATTAGGGCCACAGAAATCAAGCACGGACACAGCCACTGTGTGAGTCAGAGCATTGATGAAGGAGACAGTGCAGCAAATGCCGACCAGGGCACCCTGAACTACACGGCTCATGCGGGTGCTGTAGGTGAGGGGCTGGCAGATGGCCAggtagcggtcataggccatggctGTCAAGAGGTGACAGTCTACACCCGCCAGGAGGTGGAAAAAAAAGAGCTGTGAAATGCAGGCAGCATAGGGAACTCTGCAATGGTGGGCCAGGAGACATGCCAGCATGGGAGGAACAGTGACAGTGATGCATCCAATGTCCAGCAGAGACAGGTTCCCCAGGAAGTAGTACATAGGAGTGTGGAGTTTGGGCTCCACCAAGATGGCAGCCAGGATGCTGAAGTTGCCTCCGACTGTGACCACATAGGcgcaaaggaagacagcaaaaaGGATGGGTTGCAGTCTTATGTTCTCTGTTAGGCCAAGAAGGACGAACTCAGTGACAGTTGTCCTGTTCCCCCAGGAACCTGGCTCCATAGGCCACTGCTGAGAGCTATAGTGGGAGAAGACTTGGACCTGCCAAAAGGGAGGgagacacatagtaggcacttaatccCAATGCTAGGGTAATATGGCATCGGGACCTACCCATAGGAAAGGATATGAGCCTAGAGCTTGAGCAGGCTCCTGGAGGCTCTGACAATACCAGACATTAACCCTTTAATTGCTGGTTCAGGTTGAGATCCCAGAGATTCCAGCGAAGGAGGTAAAGCAGAGGGAACTACTCTGGGGACCCAGGGCAGTGGTTATTTACCAGTACGGTATGGAGTGTTTCTGTGTTTTAACAGCTATTAAGGTGGCATCAGTGTATAGTGACTGACTAGCAGCTCTGACTAGTTcaacacataaatgaatggatgagtttCCAGAATGCATGATATAGAAGCACAGCAACATGAAGAAGCTTGGGAGGACAGGATCTCATGAAATCAAGAAGAGACACGAGACAGTGAGCCAAGAGAGGAGCGAGAAGCAGACCAAAGTACAGAAGTACAGAGGCTGAAAGCTGAAGACACACAGGCAATTCAAGAATAGACTAACAACATTTCAAAAGTGTAAACTGTGAGTATTGTACTaagtactttatatttattttctcatttaattctcacaaaactcTGCGAGGTAACTACTATGATGTCTAGGTACTCAGGACTCAGGTTTGGAAATAAATAAGTAGCCCAGGATTGTAGACTCTTGGCGGAGCTGGTCTCTCAAACCTGGGACTATCTGACTCCCCAAGCCCACACCTTAACATGATGATCCCTTCCTCATAGCTCGTGTCTTCCTGTTCCATGGTTGGAGAAGATAAATTTCTTCTC
Encoded here:
- the LOC124247682 gene encoding olfactory receptor 139; this translates as MEPGSWGNRTTVTEFVLLGLTENIRLQPILFAVFLCAYVVTVGGNFSILAAILVEPKLHTPMYYFLGNLSLLDIGCITVTVPPMLACLLAHHCRVPYAACISQLFFFHLLAGVDCHLLTAMAYDRYLAICQPLTYSTRMSRVVQGALVGICCTVSFINALTHTVAVSVLDFCGPNVVNHFYCDLPPLFQLSCSSIHLNGQLLFVGATFMGVIPMILISASYAHVAAAVLHIRSAEGRKKAFSTCGSHLTVVCIFYGTGFFSYMRLGSVSASDKDKGIGILNTILSPMLNPVIYSLRNPDVQGALKRVLTGKRPPE